One window of the Thermasporomyces composti genome contains the following:
- the cydB gene encoding cytochrome d ubiquinol oxidase subunit II, translated as MELTTVWFVIIAFLWIGYFFLEGFDFGVGILLPVLGRDDTERRVLINTIGPVWDGNEVWLLVAGGATFAAFPEWYATLFSGFYLPLLAILLALIVRGVAFEYRGKKDDVRWRRRWDQAIFWGSLVPAVLWGVAFANIVRGVPLDDNHEYAGSLLDLVNPYALLGGLVTLALFVLHGAVFLALKTTGEVRERASRVASVVVAAAIAAGGLFLLLTQLQYGKPVTWLTVAVAAAGLVGAALANTRGREGWAFIGTGTAIVAAVVTLFLALYPNVMPSTIPGNSLTTTNAAATPYTLTIMTVVAVIFTPLVLLYQGWTYWVFRKRIGVAHIPQEPTQSTPSRELVS; from the coding sequence ATGGAGCTCACCACTGTCTGGTTCGTCATCATCGCCTTCCTCTGGATCGGCTACTTCTTCCTCGAGGGGTTCGACTTCGGCGTCGGCATCCTCCTCCCGGTCCTCGGCCGCGACGACACCGAGCGGCGAGTGCTGATCAACACGATCGGGCCAGTCTGGGACGGCAACGAGGTCTGGCTCCTCGTCGCCGGAGGCGCCACGTTCGCCGCGTTCCCCGAGTGGTACGCCACCCTCTTCAGCGGCTTCTACCTGCCCCTGCTGGCGATCCTGCTCGCGCTCATCGTGCGGGGCGTCGCGTTCGAGTACCGCGGGAAGAAGGACGACGTTCGCTGGCGGCGCCGGTGGGACCAGGCCATCTTCTGGGGCAGCCTCGTTCCCGCCGTCCTGTGGGGCGTGGCGTTCGCCAACATCGTCCGCGGCGTCCCGCTCGACGACAACCACGAGTACGCCGGTTCCCTGCTCGACCTGGTGAACCCCTACGCCCTGCTCGGCGGGCTCGTCACACTGGCCCTGTTCGTGCTGCACGGCGCGGTGTTCCTGGCCCTGAAGACGACCGGTGAGGTGCGGGAGCGGGCCAGCCGGGTCGCGTCGGTGGTGGTCGCCGCCGCGATCGCCGCGGGCGGTCTCTTCCTCCTCCTCACCCAGCTCCAGTACGGCAAGCCGGTGACCTGGCTCACCGTCGCCGTCGCGGCGGCCGGGCTCGTCGGCGCGGCCCTCGCCAACACCCGAGGCCGCGAGGGCTGGGCGTTCATCGGCACCGGTACCGCCATCGTCGCCGCCGTCGTCACGCTTTTCCTCGCGCTGTACCCGAACGTGATGCCGTCGACCATCCCCGGGAACAGCCTCACCACGACGAACGCCGCGGCGACGCCCTACACGCTGACGATCATGACGGTCGTCGCGGTCATCTTCACGCCCCTGGTCCTGCTCTACCAGGGCTGGACGTACTGGGTCTTCCGGAAGCGGATCGGCGTCGCCCACATCCCTCAGGAGCCCACGCAGTCGACCCCGAGCCGTGAGCTGGTGTCATGA
- the cydD gene encoding thiol reductant ABC exporter subunit CydD, which yields MKPLDPRLLRYARTTRGYLLLSVLLGSATAGLVIAQATLLADTVSRAYLGGASLDTLRTPFLLLLGVVAARAFVAWLQEVAAHRSSAAVKSQLRERLLEHAMRLGPRWLVGERSGELATLATRGVDALDGYFSRYLPQLVLAVIVPAAVGFRILLDDWLSALTIALTLPLIPIFAILVGITTRWKMDRQWRTLSKLAGHFLDVVAGLPTLKVFGRAKAQARTIREVTDSYRKATMSTLRVAFLSALVLELLSTISVALVAVSIGLRLLHGAVDLRTALLILVLAPEAYLPLRQVGAQYHASVEGLTAAERVFEVIETPTPAPGTRTDVPDLARATLRLESVTVTYEGRETPALENFSLTVHPGETVALVGPSGSGKSTVLALLLGFVRPTSGHVLADWVDIAEFDPDVWRSRIAWVPQRPYLFAGTVADNIRLGRPDATDDEVRRAAEAANALAFVEALPQGFATRLGDRGAGLSAGQRQRIALARAFLRDAPLLLLDEPTSNLDQDSEAAVTEAVARLAAGRTVLLVAHRPALVALANRVVRLEPVGVAS from the coding sequence ATGAAACCACTCGACCCCCGCTTGCTGAGGTACGCCCGGACCACCCGGGGCTACCTTCTCCTCTCCGTCCTCCTCGGCAGCGCCACCGCCGGGCTGGTCATCGCGCAAGCGACCCTGCTCGCGGACACGGTGAGCCGGGCGTACCTCGGCGGGGCCTCCCTCGACACCCTGCGGACACCTTTCCTGCTGCTCCTCGGTGTGGTGGCCGCTCGGGCGTTCGTCGCGTGGCTGCAGGAGGTGGCGGCGCACCGCTCGTCGGCGGCGGTGAAGTCCCAGCTTCGGGAACGCCTCCTCGAGCACGCGATGCGGCTCGGCCCGCGCTGGCTCGTCGGCGAGCGCAGCGGTGAGCTGGCGACCCTCGCGACCCGCGGTGTGGACGCGCTGGACGGCTACTTCTCCCGCTACCTGCCGCAGCTGGTGCTCGCGGTGATCGTGCCGGCCGCCGTGGGCTTCCGCATCCTGCTCGACGACTGGCTGTCGGCCCTCACCATCGCGCTGACCCTGCCGCTCATCCCGATCTTCGCGATCCTCGTCGGCATCACCACCCGCTGGAAGATGGATCGCCAGTGGCGGACGTTGTCCAAGCTCGCCGGGCACTTCCTCGACGTCGTGGCCGGTTTGCCGACCCTGAAGGTCTTCGGCCGTGCGAAGGCCCAGGCGCGGACCATTCGCGAGGTCACCGACAGCTACCGCAAGGCGACCATGTCCACCCTGCGGGTCGCCTTCCTCTCCGCGCTCGTCCTCGAGCTGCTGTCGACGATCTCGGTCGCCCTCGTCGCGGTCTCCATCGGCTTGCGCCTGCTCCACGGCGCCGTGGACCTCAGGACCGCTCTGCTCATCCTCGTCCTCGCGCCCGAGGCGTACCTCCCGCTGCGTCAGGTCGGCGCGCAGTACCACGCGAGCGTCGAGGGCCTCACCGCCGCCGAGCGGGTCTTCGAGGTCATCGAGACACCGACCCCGGCGCCTGGCACACGCACCGACGTCCCGGACCTCGCGCGGGCCACCCTTCGCCTGGAGTCGGTGACCGTCACCTACGAAGGCCGGGAGACACCGGCCCTGGAGAACTTCTCCCTCACCGTGCATCCCGGCGAGACCGTCGCGCTCGTCGGCCCCAGCGGCTCCGGCAAGTCCACCGTGCTGGCTCTTCTCCTCGGGTTCGTCCGGCCGACCAGCGGGCACGTGCTCGCCGACTGGGTGGACATCGCCGAGTTCGACCCCGACGTGTGGCGGTCGCGTATCGCCTGGGTCCCCCAGCGCCCCTACCTGTTCGCCGGCACGGTGGCCGACAACATTCGCCTGGGGCGGCCAGACGCCACCGACGACGAGGTGCGCCGTGCCGCCGAGGCGGCCAACGCGCTGGCGTTCGTCGAGGCGCTGCCCCAAGGCTTCGCGACCCGGCTCGGTGACCGAGGAGCCGGGCTCTCCGCGGGACAGCGACAGCGGATCGCGCTCGCACGCGCCTTCCTCCGCGACGCCCCGCTGCTGCTGTTGGACGAGCCGACGTCGAACCTCGACCAGGACAGTGAGGCAGCCGTCACCGAGGCCGTCGCTCGCTTGGCGGCGGGCCGGACCGTCCTCCTCGTCGCGCATCGACCCGCGCTCGTCGCGCTGGCCAACCGGGTGGTGCGCCTGGAGCCTGTGGGGGTGGCGTCATGA
- a CDS encoding SDR family NAD(P)-dependent oxidoreductase: MADLSGKVALVTGSSRGLGRHYAHHLAQAGADVVIHDLRSDSAAEFGEAKSGEAVADEIRSFGRRSAFYPADLTDPRQTAGLVQQVVADFGRIDILVNNAGGDIGARTPRPTPNTALDIEPDDIRSVLERNLLTTMYACKYVGQHMRERRAGKIVNIGSVAGHLPAREGVVYAAAKAAIAHYTRCLAEELRPYEVNVNCLAPAPTYTGRFLATRSVPAHDDASRLRRVAQPEDMASIVLFLAGPESDRLTGETIVCW, from the coding sequence ATGGCGGACCTTTCCGGCAAGGTCGCCCTCGTCACGGGGTCGAGCCGGGGCCTCGGCCGCCACTACGCGCACCACCTCGCCCAGGCGGGCGCGGACGTCGTCATCCACGACCTTCGGTCGGACTCGGCGGCTGAGTTCGGTGAGGCCAAGTCCGGAGAGGCGGTCGCCGACGAGATCCGATCCTTCGGACGGCGGTCCGCGTTCTATCCGGCCGACCTCACCGACCCGCGCCAGACCGCCGGTCTGGTACAGCAGGTCGTCGCTGACTTCGGTCGGATCGACATCCTCGTCAACAACGCGGGCGGGGACATCGGCGCCCGCACCCCTCGACCGACCCCGAACACCGCCCTCGACATCGAGCCGGACGACATCCGCTCCGTCCTCGAGCGCAACCTGCTCACCACGATGTATGCGTGCAAGTACGTCGGACAGCACATGCGCGAACGGCGGGCCGGCAAGATCGTCAACATCGGCTCGGTCGCCGGCCACCTGCCCGCCCGTGAGGGCGTCGTCTACGCGGCGGCCAAGGCCGCGATCGCGCACTACACCCGGTGCCTGGCGGAGGAGCTGCGGCCGTACGAGGTCAACGTCAACTGCCTCGCGCCGGCGCCGACGTACACGGGTCGCTTCCTCGCCACCCGCAGCGTCCCGGCGCACGACGACGCGTCCCGGCTGCGGCGCGTCGCCCAGCCAGAGGACATGGCGTCCATCGTGCTGTTCCTCGCCGGCCCGGAGTCCGACCGCCTCACCGGCGAGACGATCGTGTGCTGGTGA
- a CDS encoding L,D-transpeptidase family protein — MRARLLAAMIAVGVTVAGGVAFARGLPPFTTSQSATWAVSTDGERQATPTIEPPRPTHRPTLTLAPLPTDIPTPTVRPMTPTPPQRTPTPTTTAPAPETPAPTPTATTQPLPPAVMKLEDRGTQVRELEARLAQLGLLSTEWVDGYFGTATRKAVTSLQARHDLRQLGFVDAATWRVLKDKTREPTRDEMYPPKPTSAPNQPGTLDPRCTTGRAICVDKSTRTLRWVVDGKVRLTMDARFGCKSSPTREGLFRVNAKVRHGYSKFYNTRMPFSLFFSGHQAVHYSDDFAARGYNGCSHGCVNIRDWNKLEKLFNEAKVGDKVVVYWS; from the coding sequence ATGCGCGCTCGTCTGTTGGCCGCGATGATCGCGGTCGGCGTGACGGTCGCCGGCGGCGTCGCCTTCGCGCGGGGCCTGCCACCGTTCACCACGTCCCAGAGTGCCACCTGGGCGGTCAGCACCGACGGGGAACGGCAGGCGACGCCGACGATCGAGCCGCCGAGGCCGACGCATCGGCCCACACTGACCCTGGCCCCTCTGCCGACCGACATCCCGACGCCGACGGTTCGGCCGATGACGCCGACACCCCCTCAGCGGACACCCACCCCGACGACGACCGCACCCGCCCCGGAGACACCTGCCCCGACTCCCACCGCCACCACACAGCCCCTGCCGCCGGCCGTCATGAAGCTCGAGGACCGGGGCACCCAGGTGCGGGAGCTGGAGGCGCGGCTGGCTCAGCTCGGGCTGCTCTCCACCGAGTGGGTCGACGGCTACTTCGGCACCGCCACCCGGAAGGCCGTCACGAGCTTGCAGGCCCGTCACGACCTCCGACAGCTCGGCTTCGTGGACGCCGCCACCTGGCGGGTTCTCAAGGACAAGACCCGCGAGCCGACGCGCGATGAGATGTATCCGCCGAAGCCCACGTCCGCGCCGAACCAGCCCGGCACGCTCGACCCCCGGTGCACGACCGGCCGAGCCATCTGCGTCGACAAGTCGACCCGCACGCTGCGCTGGGTGGTGGACGGCAAGGTTCGGTTGACGATGGACGCGCGGTTCGGCTGCAAGTCCTCGCCCACGCGAGAGGGCCTGTTCCGGGTCAACGCTAAGGTGCGTCACGGCTACTCGAAGTTCTACAACACGCGGATGCCCTTCTCCCTGTTCTTCAGCGGGCACCAGGCCGTCCACTACTCCGACGACTTCGCCGCCCGCGGCTACAACGGCTGCTCCCACGGCTGCGTCAACATCCGTGACTGGAACAAGCTGGAGAAGCTGTTCAACGAAGCGAAAGTCGGCGACAAGGTCGTCGTGTACTGGTCCTGA
- a CDS encoding sugar phosphate isomerase/epimerase family protein → MTGSTMRVGLSVYGTTYSMGLRPEAGRPQVTARDVMDQAIGYGLAGVELPATMVEAGDVDELRRYAAERGLFITVDTGGYDPDALARVIDLARRVGAATVRTVVGGAKIGGDRRPLAGRWQAFLDEVLAKLRKAVEYAERAGVTLAVENHQDLASEELLWLCESIGSPFFGINLDSGNPLATAEEPVEYFRRVAPYVKNVHLKDYWVWLSEEGYRLVRCPLGQGLTDFPALLDILDQAVPGVTMAIELGALEARHIRVFAADFWPDYPPRTAAQLVEALRVVHQNARGGGDWRTPYERGEPPEVIAAYEERQLLQSVAYVHALAAERGKQGERPDRTEPR, encoded by the coding sequence GTGACGGGCTCGACGATGCGGGTCGGTCTGTCGGTCTACGGCACCACGTACAGCATGGGCCTGCGGCCGGAGGCCGGCCGCCCGCAGGTCACCGCGCGTGACGTGATGGACCAGGCGATCGGGTACGGCCTCGCCGGTGTGGAGCTACCAGCGACCATGGTCGAGGCCGGGGACGTCGACGAGCTCCGTCGGTACGCCGCTGAGCGAGGCTTGTTCATCACCGTCGACACCGGCGGCTACGACCCCGACGCGCTCGCCCGAGTCATCGACCTCGCCCGCCGGGTCGGGGCGGCGACCGTGCGGACTGTCGTGGGGGGCGCCAAGATCGGCGGCGACCGGCGGCCGTTGGCCGGCCGATGGCAAGCCTTCCTTGACGAGGTTCTGGCGAAGCTACGGAAGGCGGTCGAGTACGCCGAGCGGGCCGGCGTCACGCTCGCGGTCGAGAACCACCAGGACCTCGCGTCCGAGGAGCTGCTGTGGCTGTGTGAGTCGATCGGGTCGCCGTTCTTCGGCATCAACCTCGACAGCGGAAATCCCCTGGCCACCGCCGAGGAGCCGGTCGAGTACTTCCGCCGCGTCGCGCCGTACGTCAAGAACGTCCACCTCAAGGACTACTGGGTGTGGCTGAGTGAAGAGGGGTACCGGCTCGTGCGGTGTCCTCTCGGCCAAGGGTTGACCGATTTCCCGGCCCTGCTCGACATCCTCGACCAGGCCGTGCCCGGGGTGACCATGGCGATCGAGCTCGGCGCGCTGGAGGCGCGCCACATCCGGGTGTTCGCCGCTGACTTCTGGCCGGACTACCCGCCCCGCACGGCGGCGCAGCTCGTCGAGGCGCTGCGGGTGGTCCACCAGAACGCGCGTGGCGGCGGTGACTGGCGGACCCCCTACGAGCGGGGCGAGCCGCCGGAGGTCATCGCGGCCTACGAGGAGCGGCAGCTCCTCCAGAGTGTCGCGTACGTGCACGCGCTCGCCGCCGAGCGAGGGAAGCAGGGCGAGCGGCCTGACCGAACGGAGCCTCGGTGA
- the cydC gene encoding thiol reductant ABC exporter subunit CydC, whose product MTPIVRILRLVRVPRARLALAVGLGALALGSGVGLMATSAWLISRAAQHPPVLLLMVAIVAVRAFGIARGVFRYLERLVSHDATFRILADLRATVYQRLERLAPTGLPVFRSGDLLGRFVADVDAIQDLYLRTLLPYAVAAIVGGASVGLAWALLPEAGVILLVALLVAGVLAPWVSAAVAKSAERRMADLRGELTAHVVDTLHGAPELIAYGVAATRLTEAARLDRSLTRASARSALTAGLGAALTTLAGGLAVWGGLAVGVPAVRSGRLDGVLLAVVVLLPLAVSEVMAGLPLAAQAIERTRRSASRIDAVLELPEPVQEPTQPAALPDAPYVLTIEDLRARWTPDGPDVLDGVSLTLEPGRRYAVVGPSGSGKSTLTAVLLRFLEPSSGTVTLNGVDLRTLRGEDVRKVVGLCAQDAHLFDTTIGENIRLARRSATDDELRDALRRARLLEWVESLPHGLDTPVGEHGSQVSGGQRQRIALARALLADFPILLLDEPAAHLDVANADQLTADLLDATVGRTTLLVTHRLAGLENVDEILVLDAGRVVERGSHAELMARPTLYRSWWEAERLQDRVLAIPADHGVPRST is encoded by the coding sequence ATGACCCCGATCGTGCGGATCCTCCGGCTGGTCCGGGTACCTCGGGCCCGGCTCGCGCTCGCGGTGGGGCTCGGCGCCCTCGCGCTGGGGTCAGGCGTCGGACTCATGGCGACGTCGGCCTGGCTGATCTCGCGCGCCGCCCAGCACCCGCCAGTGCTCCTGCTCATGGTCGCCATCGTGGCTGTCCGGGCGTTCGGCATCGCCCGAGGCGTCTTCCGGTACCTCGAACGCCTCGTGAGCCACGACGCGACGTTCCGGATCCTCGCCGACCTCCGGGCCACGGTCTACCAGCGTCTGGAACGGCTCGCACCGACCGGGCTGCCGGTGTTCCGCTCCGGCGACCTGCTGGGACGGTTCGTCGCCGACGTCGACGCCATCCAAGACCTCTACCTGCGGACCCTGCTGCCCTACGCGGTCGCCGCGATCGTCGGTGGCGCGTCGGTCGGTCTGGCCTGGGCGCTGCTGCCCGAGGCGGGTGTGATCCTGCTCGTCGCCCTCCTCGTCGCCGGCGTCCTCGCGCCATGGGTGTCCGCCGCCGTGGCCAAGAGCGCCGAGCGGCGCATGGCCGACCTGCGCGGCGAGCTGACCGCGCACGTCGTCGACACCTTGCACGGCGCGCCTGAGCTGATCGCCTACGGCGTCGCGGCGACCCGGCTGACCGAGGCGGCTCGGCTGGACCGCTCCCTGACCCGGGCATCGGCACGGTCAGCGCTCACCGCCGGCCTCGGCGCCGCGTTGACCACCCTGGCCGGCGGTCTGGCCGTGTGGGGCGGGCTCGCCGTCGGGGTCCCAGCAGTCCGGTCCGGGCGACTCGACGGTGTCCTGCTCGCGGTCGTGGTCCTCCTCCCGCTGGCGGTCTCGGAGGTGATGGCCGGCCTCCCCCTCGCCGCCCAGGCCATCGAGCGGACCCGGCGGTCGGCGAGCCGCATCGACGCCGTCCTCGAGCTTCCTGAGCCGGTCCAGGAGCCGACCCAGCCCGCCGCGCTTCCCGACGCGCCCTACGTGCTCACCATCGAGGACCTGCGTGCCCGCTGGACGCCGGACGGTCCGGACGTCCTCGACGGGGTGTCGCTCACCCTGGAGCCGGGACGTCGCTACGCGGTGGTCGGGCCAAGCGGCTCCGGCAAGTCAACGTTGACAGCGGTCCTGCTCCGGTTCCTCGAGCCTTCGAGCGGAACGGTGACGTTGAACGGTGTCGACCTGCGGACCCTGCGCGGGGAGGACGTGCGAAAGGTCGTGGGGCTGTGCGCGCAGGACGCGCACCTGTTCGACACGACGATCGGGGAGAACATTCGTCTCGCTCGCCGCTCCGCGACCGACGACGAGCTCCGCGACGCGCTCCGTCGGGCTCGCCTGCTGGAATGGGTGGAATCCCTACCCCACGGGCTGGACACACCCGTCGGCGAGCACGGAAGCCAGGTCTCCGGTGGGCAGCGGCAACGGATCGCGCTCGCGCGCGCCCTGCTCGCGGATTTCCCGATCCTGCTCCTCGACGAGCCCGCCGCGCACCTGGACGTGGCGAACGCCGACCAGCTCACCGCCGACCTGCTGGACGCCACCGTCGGCCGGACGACGCTGCTGGTCACCCACCGACTGGCCGGGTTGGAGAACGTGGACGAGATCCTGGTCCTCGACGCCGGACGCGTGGTCGAGCGGGGCAGTCACGCCGAGCTCATGGCGCGGCCGACCCTGTACCGGTCGTGGTGGGAAGCCGAACGACTCCAGGACCGCGTCCTCGCGATCCCCGCCGACCACGGTGTCCCACGCTCGACGTGA
- a CDS encoding carboxymuconolactone decarboxylase family protein — protein sequence MPENPYRPMTPELASRRAELAPEPHRAFEELGRAVFADGALPTKTKQLIAVAAAHVTQCPTCIDGHTKLARRAGASPEEIMEAIWVAIEMRAGAAYAHSAIAMHALAETSPSGDDG from the coding sequence ATGCCGGAAAACCCGTACCGTCCGATGACTCCGGAGCTCGCGAGCCGGCGCGCGGAGCTCGCACCAGAGCCCCATCGAGCCTTCGAGGAGCTGGGGCGGGCCGTCTTCGCCGACGGCGCGCTGCCGACCAAGACCAAGCAGCTCATCGCCGTCGCGGCCGCGCACGTCACCCAGTGTCCGACCTGCATCGACGGTCACACGAAACTCGCTCGTCGCGCCGGAGCCAGCCCCGAAGAGATCATGGAAGCGATCTGGGTGGCGATCGAGATGCGTGCGGGCGCCGCCTACGCCCACTCCGCGATCGCCATGCACGCGCTCGCCGAGACGTCTCCCTCGGGGGACGATGGATGA
- a CDS encoding SDR family NAD(P)-dependent oxidoreductase: MGLEVFRLDGRVAVVTGGNRGLGRVMARALAGAGADVAVVSRQQAQAEQAATEIGKETGRQTLGVGADVTRVDDVERMVATVLDRFGQVDILINNAGVNIRKPIEDFDEDSWDLVQATNLKAPYLCARAVAPHMKARRYGRVINVGSMLGMTALPDRSAYCSSKAGVIQLTKVLALEWASHGITVNALCPGPFATDLNIPVLENPETNKYFVDRIPLGRWGDPNEIGGAAIFLASDASSFMTGAALVVDGGWTAQ, translated from the coding sequence ATGGGGTTGGAGGTGTTCAGGCTCGACGGGCGGGTCGCCGTCGTGACCGGCGGCAACCGGGGCCTCGGGCGGGTGATGGCCCGCGCGTTGGCCGGCGCGGGCGCCGACGTGGCGGTCGTGAGCAGGCAGCAGGCTCAAGCAGAGCAGGCCGCCACCGAGATCGGGAAAGAGACCGGACGCCAAACGCTCGGCGTCGGCGCCGACGTCACCCGCGTCGACGACGTCGAGCGCATGGTGGCGACGGTGCTGGATCGGTTCGGCCAGGTCGACATCCTGATCAACAACGCCGGCGTCAACATCCGCAAGCCGATCGAGGACTTCGACGAGGACAGCTGGGACCTCGTGCAGGCCACCAACCTCAAGGCGCCGTACCTGTGCGCGCGGGCGGTCGCCCCCCACATGAAGGCGCGCCGCTACGGACGGGTCATCAACGTCGGTTCCATGCTCGGGATGACCGCGCTGCCCGACCGGAGCGCGTACTGCTCCAGCAAGGCGGGCGTCATCCAGCTCACCAAGGTCCTGGCCCTGGAGTGGGCGAGCCACGGCATCACCGTCAACGCCTTGTGCCCCGGACCGTTCGCCACCGACCTGAACATCCCCGTCCTGGAGAACCCAGAGACGAACAAGTACTTCGTCGACCGCATCCCGCTCGGCCGGTGGGGCGATCCCAACGAGATCGGCGGCGCGGCGATCTTCCTCGCCTCCGACGCCTCCAGCTTCATGACGGGGGCCGCGTTGGTCGTCGACGGCGGGTGGACGGCGCAGTGA
- a CDS encoding cytochrome ubiquinol oxidase subunit I, whose translation MDPLDIARWQFGITTVYHFLFVPLTIGLSALVAGLETAWIRTGKVAYLRATKFWGKLFLINFAMGVVTGIVQEFQFGMNWSEYSRFVGDIFGAPLAIEGLLAFFMESTFLGLWIFGWDKLPKKLHAACMWMVALGTTLSAYFILAANSWMQHPVGYRINEATGRAELTDFVAVLTNSTMLTTFPHTIAASYLTAGLFIVGISAWHLARGKHVEVFRPSLKMALVVTLIASLGVAVSGDLQGKLMTEQQPMKMAAAEALYETEQPAAFSLFTVGTLDGSEEVFSVRVPKVLSFLATGDFDGKVEGINDLQAAAQETYGPGDYRPIIPVTYWTFRLMVGIGFLTAGLALVGLWLIRRGRLPKNRWVWRIGVLSLALPFIANSVGWIFTEMGRQPWAVYGVLKTSASLSPGVTAASMLISLIALTVLYGVLAVIEAGLMVRFAKQGPPTEAEVLPDSDTAKDDSDRALTFAY comes from the coding sequence ATGGACCCACTCGACATCGCGCGGTGGCAGTTCGGGATCACCACCGTCTACCACTTCCTCTTCGTCCCCCTGACGATCGGCCTGTCCGCTCTCGTCGCCGGTCTCGAGACCGCGTGGATCCGTACCGGCAAGGTCGCCTACCTGCGGGCCACGAAGTTCTGGGGGAAGCTCTTCCTCATCAACTTCGCGATGGGCGTCGTCACCGGGATCGTCCAGGAGTTCCAGTTCGGCATGAACTGGTCGGAGTACTCCCGGTTCGTCGGCGACATCTTCGGCGCACCCCTTGCGATCGAGGGACTGCTCGCCTTCTTCATGGAGTCGACGTTCCTCGGCCTGTGGATCTTCGGGTGGGACAAGCTGCCGAAGAAGCTCCACGCCGCGTGCATGTGGATGGTCGCGCTGGGCACGACGCTCTCGGCGTACTTCATCCTCGCGGCCAACTCCTGGATGCAGCACCCGGTCGGCTACCGCATCAACGAGGCCACCGGCCGCGCCGAGCTCACCGACTTCGTGGCGGTGCTGACCAACTCGACGATGCTCACCACGTTCCCGCACACCATCGCGGCGTCCTACCTCACCGCGGGGCTGTTCATCGTCGGGATCAGCGCCTGGCACCTCGCCCGCGGCAAGCACGTCGAGGTCTTCCGGCCGTCGCTGAAGATGGCCCTGGTCGTCACGCTCATCGCCTCCCTCGGCGTGGCGGTGAGCGGTGACCTCCAGGGCAAGCTCATGACCGAGCAGCAGCCGATGAAGATGGCGGCGGCTGAGGCCCTGTACGAGACCGAGCAGCCCGCGGCGTTCTCCCTGTTCACCGTCGGCACGCTCGACGGCAGCGAGGAGGTCTTCAGCGTCCGGGTGCCGAAGGTGCTCTCCTTCCTCGCCACCGGCGACTTCGACGGCAAGGTCGAAGGCATCAACGACCTCCAAGCCGCCGCGCAGGAAACGTACGGTCCCGGCGACTACCGCCCGATCATCCCGGTCACGTACTGGACGTTCCGGCTCATGGTCGGCATCGGCTTCCTCACCGCCGGCCTCGCGCTCGTCGGCCTGTGGCTGATCCGACGGGGACGGCTGCCCAAGAACCGCTGGGTCTGGAGGATCGGTGTCCTCTCGCTGGCCCTGCCGTTCATCGCCAACTCCGTCGGCTGGATCTTCACCGAGATGGGCCGCCAGCCCTGGGCCGTCTACGGCGTGCTGAAGACCTCGGCCAGCCTCTCCCCCGGCGTCACCGCCGCCTCCATGCTCATCTCCCTCATCGCGCTGACCGTCCTGTACGGCGTGCTCGCGGTCATCGAGGCGGGCCTCATGGTCCGGTTCGCCAAGCAAGGCCCCCCGACGGAGGCGGAGGTCCTGCCGGACTCCGACACCGCCAAGGACGACTCCGACCGCGCCCTCACGTTCGCCTACTAA